TTGTCGGCGATGCTCACCCTGCCTTGAAAAATCCGTGAATTAGAGCTACAAGAAGAGCGCAAAGTGTTGTATAAAAATGAGTTTCGTGTGCCGCTTGATTATGTTTGCCATCTTTTTTAGGGAAATTTCATGTCAGATATCGTAAACGAGATTCGATCAGATGAATTGAGCGTTTCGATCGAATTATTCCCCCCTAAAACCCCAAAGGGGGTCGTTCAGCTCAACAAAGAAGTCGGGCGGATTCATGAGGGGATGCGCGTGGCGTTCACCTCGGTGACATACGGAGCTGGCGGAGCAACCCAGGAGGGAACCTTGAGTCTCGTTCTGGATCTGGCCAAACGCTTTCCTGGCCGAGTGGTTGCGCACCTCACATGTGTTGGCGCCGATGAAAAAACACTCTCCGAGCTTCTCTCAAGCTATCGGGAAAACGGCATGAACGACATCATGGCGCTTCGTGGTGATCTTCCTGAAGGGATGAGCCGCGAGCTGGCTGTGGCTGGCGGCTATCACCATGCCATTGATCTCGTTCGCTGGCTGCGTGAGTTGGGCGGCGTCTCCTCGATAGGTGTGGCTTGTTATCCGGAAGGGCACCCCGAGACTGCGGACAAAGGGCAAGACATCGATTATTTCGCGGCCAAGGTTGAAGCCGGGGCCGATTATGCCGCTACACAATTTTTCTTTAACAACAGCGATTATTTTCGTTTTATCGATGAGTGCGGAAAAAGAGGCGTTGAGATTCCGATGGCGCCGGGTATTTTGGCAGTTCGCGATGTCGATCAGGTGGTTCGGTTCGCGGGCATGTGCGGGGCGAATGTTCCGGACAGGGTAATTTCAGAACTCTCGCCCTATCGTGACGACCCCGAGGGTTTCAAAGAGAAATCTGCAGATTTAGCTGCCGCGCAGATACAAGAGTTGCTCGATGCGGGTGTAAAGCATTTTCATCTTTATAGTCTGAACAAATCCGACATTGTGCTTCGTGTCGCTGATCGGTTGGGCTGGCGCCTTTAGTTAGAGCGAATCACGCAATCGGAGCTGGCAGGTCCGAGCTTCCCATCAGGTAGGCATCCACGCCATGGGCACATGACCTTCCTTCGGCTATGGCCCAGACGATGAGCGATTGTCCCCGCTGCATATCGCCGGCCGTGAATACGCCGGGAACGCTTGTCATCCAGTTTTCATCGCGCTGAACGTTGGAGCGCTCGGTAAGCTCTACTCCCAATTGCTCAAGCATTCCTTTTTTCTCGGGACCAAGAAAGCCCATCGCGAGAAATACGAAATCCGCCGCCATCTCTCTTTCGGAGCCGGGAACATCCTCGAAGCTCATCCGTCCGTCCTCGCTTCGCTTCATTTCCACATCCACGACGTTGATTTTCTTCAGTACGCCGTTCTCGCCCATAAATTCCTTGGTGGAGATGGAGTAGAGGCGCTCGCCTCCCTCCTCGTGCGCTGAGGAGACCCGGAAAATATTGGGGTAAAGAGGCCACGGGTTCGATACCTTGTCTCGCGCCTCGGGGGGGCGAGGGAGGATTTCGAGCTGATGAATCGAAGCCGCCCCCTGACGGTGAGCGGTGCCCAGGCAATCAGCGCCGGTGTCTCCGCCGCCAATGATGATGACATGTTTGTCTTTGACGTTGATTTGCTCCTCTAGCGGAACATCAACGCCGTTGCAGAGTTTGTTCTGCACAGAAAGATATTCGAGTGCGAAATACACGCCCTTGTTCTCGCGGCCTGGAATCGGCAGATCGCGCGGAGCCCGCGCGCCGCCGGAAAGCACAATGGCGTCAAAATCCTCGCGAAGCTTCGCTGCGGTGATGTCCATTCCCACGTGGTAATTTGTTTTGAATACCACCCCTTCGTCTTCCATCAGCTTGATGCGCCGATCCAGGACCTTCTTTTCCATTTTGAATTCCGGGATGCCGTACCGCATCAATCCACCGGGTAGGGCATCTCTCTCAAAAACGGTGACGTGGTGTCCCGCCAGGTTGAGCTGATCCGCCGTCGCCAGTCCTGCTGGGCCTGAGCCGACAACGGCAATTTTTTTGCCGGTACGGGCTGCAGGTTGTCGAGGAGTTACCCAGTGCCGATCGAAGGCATGTTCGATGATGGAAACTTCGACCTGTTTAATTGCCACAGGGTCTTCGTTGATGCCCAGGACACACGAGCCCTCACAGGGGGCAGGGCATAGCCGCCCAGTGAATTCGGGGAAATTATTTGTCTTGTGGAGGCGGTCGATGGCCTCTCGCCATTTATCCCGGTAGACGAGATCGTTCCACTCGGGGATGAGGTTTCCGAGGGGGCATCCGCTGTGGCAGAAGGGGATGCCGCAGTCCATGCAGCGAGAGCCCTGGGTCTGGAGCTTTTCCTCGGGGAATGGTAGGTATACCTCATTCCAGTCTTTCAGGCGCTCATCGACTTCTCGACGACCGGGCAACTCTCTTCCAAATTCTATGAAACCAGTGGGCTTACCCATGGTTAGGCCTCCATTACGGCTTTTTCCCATGGGATGCCGTTTTTCTTGGCGGTTTCTATCGCCGTGATTGCACGTTTGTAGTCACGCGGCATTACTTTCACAAAGCGAGACAAGTAATCGTCCCATTCGGCAAGTATGCGGGCGCCGACGGTGCTCTCCGTGTAGTCCACGTGTTTTTGAATCAGTGTTTTTAGCTCTTCGATGTCCTCGGGGGTTTCAACTGCCTCAAGTTCCACCATTTCCATATTGCAACGCTCTTGAAAATCGTTTCCCTCGTCGAGAACATAGGCAACGCCCCCCGACATGCCGGCGGCGAAGTTTCGCCCGGTCTTGCCAAGAATTACCGTGCGCCCACCAGTCATGTATTCACAGCCATGGTCACCCACGCTCTCTACCACGGCGTGCGCCCCACTGTTTCGAACGCAGAAGCGCTCGCCTGCGATTCCCCGGAAG
Above is a window of Nitrospinaceae bacterium DNA encoding:
- a CDS encoding methylenetetrahydrofolate reductase [NAD(P)H], translated to MSDIVNEIRSDELSVSIELFPPKTPKGVVQLNKEVGRIHEGMRVAFTSVTYGAGGATQEGTLSLVLDLAKRFPGRVVAHLTCVGADEKTLSELLSSYRENGMNDIMALRGDLPEGMSRELAVAGGYHHAIDLVRWLRELGGVSSIGVACYPEGHPETADKGQDIDYFAAKVEAGADYAATQFFFNNSDYFRFIDECGKRGVEIPMAPGILAVRDVDQVVRFAGMCGANVPDRVISELSPYRDDPEGFKEKSADLAAAQIQELLDAGVKHFHLYSLNKSDIVLRVADRLGWRL
- a CDS encoding glutamate synthase subunit beta; protein product: MGKPTGFIEFGRELPGRREVDERLKDWNEVYLPFPEEKLQTQGSRCMDCGIPFCHSGCPLGNLIPEWNDLVYRDKWREAIDRLHKTNNFPEFTGRLCPAPCEGSCVLGINEDPVAIKQVEVSIIEHAFDRHWVTPRQPAARTGKKIAVVGSGPAGLATADQLNLAGHHVTVFERDALPGGLMRYGIPEFKMEKKVLDRRIKLMEDEGVVFKTNYHVGMDITAAKLREDFDAIVLSGGARAPRDLPIPGRENKGVYFALEYLSVQNKLCNGVDVPLEEQINVKDKHVIIIGGGDTGADCLGTAHRQGAASIHQLEILPRPPEARDKVSNPWPLYPNIFRVSSAHEEGGERLYSISTKEFMGENGVLKKINVVDVEMKRSEDGRMSFEDVPGSEREMAADFVFLAMGFLGPEKKGMLEQLGVELTERSNVQRDENWMTSVPGVFTAGDMQRGQSLIVWAIAEGRSCAHGVDAYLMGSSDLPAPIA